From one Triticum urartu cultivar G1812 chromosome 3, Tu2.1, whole genome shotgun sequence genomic stretch:
- the LOC125548460 gene encoding phospholipase A1-II 2-like, translating into MFSGDMAERWRELHGSDHWDSLLDPLDVDLRRCLINYGEMIMATYEAFIAERRSPNAGMCRYRRADLFRRVEVSHPGWYAVTRYIYATASADVHGKVLLRPLCRNGRARECNWMGYVAVATDEGAAALGRRDIVVAWRGTQRALEWVADLKLAFASAAGILGAEGADGSEPSVHRGYLSLYTSADEGSELSKQSARMQVLTEIARLMDKYKDEQTSITVVGHSLGATLATLNAVDIAANYYNKSALCTAGSRAPVTAVVFGSPRTGDHDFRDIFHRLPGLRMLRVRNRPDRIPLYPPVGYADVGVELLIDTRRSPFLKPHGNESQSHDLECHLHGVAGWQGEHGEFELVVDRDIALVNKFDDCLTDEHPVPVGWKVHHNKNMVKGPDGRWVLEDHESDYGDGGDSL; encoded by the exons ATGTTCTCCGGCGACATGGCTGAGCGGTGGAGGGAGCTGCACGGCAGCGACCACTGGGATAGCCTGCTGGACCCGCTCGACGTCGACCTCCGGCGCTGCCTCATCAACTACGGCGAGATGATCATGGCGACGTACGAGGCGTTCATCGCCGAGCGTCGGTCCCCGAACGCCGGCATGTGCCGGTACCGGCGAGCCGACCTCTTCCGGCGCGTGGAGGTGTCCCACCCGGGCTGGTACGCGGTGACCCGGTACATCTACGCCACGGCCAGCGCCGACGTGCACGGCAAGGTGCTGCTCCGGCCGCTGTGCCGGAACGGGCGCGCAAGGGAGTGCAACTGGATGGGGTACGTGGCCGTGGCCACGGATGAGGGCGCGGCCGCGCTCGGGCGCCGGGATATCGTCGTGGCGTGGCGCGGCACGCAGCGGGCGCTGGAGTGGGTGGCCGACCTCAAGCTCGCCTTCGCCTCGGCGGCCGGGATCCTCGGGGCGGAGGGCGCCGACGGGTCCGAACCGTCGGTGCACCGCGGGTACCTGTCGCTGTACACCTCCGCCGACGAAGGCTCGGAGCTGAGCAAGCAGAGCGCCAGGATGCAG GTATTGACAGAGATTGCAAGGCTGATGGACAAATACAAGGACGAGCAGACCAGCATCACTGTGGTCGGCCACAGCCTGGGCGCCACTCTGGCCACGCTCAACGCCGTCGACATTGCCGCAAATTACTACAACAAGTCCGCCCTCTGCACGGCCGGGAGCCGGGCGCCGGTCACCGCCGTCGTCTTCGGCAGCCCTCGCACCGGCGACCACGACTTCCGTGACATCTTCCACCGCCTCCCAGGTCTCCGGATGCTCCGTGTCCGGAACCGGCCGGACCGCATCCCGCTGTACCCACCCGTGGGCTACGCCGACGTCGGCGTGGAGCTGCTGATCGACACGCGCCGCTCGCCGTTCCTGAAGCCCCACGGCAACGAGTCGCAGTCGCACGACCTCGAGTGCCACCTGCACGGCGTCGCCGGGTGGCAGGGGGAGCACGGGGAGTTCGAGCTGGTGGTCGACCGGGACATCGCGCTGGTGAACAAGTTCGATGACTGCCTCACCGACGAGCACCCCGTGCCGGTGGGCTGGAAGGTGCACCACAACAAGAACATGGTGAAGGGGCCTGACGGGAGGTGGGTCTTGGAGGATCATGAATCAGACTACGGAGATGGCGGTGACAGCTTGTAG